The Corylus avellana chromosome ca8, CavTom2PMs-1.0 genome has a segment encoding these proteins:
- the LOC132190646 gene encoding probable glutathione S-transferase: protein MADEIVLLDFWASMFGMRVRIALAEKGIKYQYKEEDLRNKSELLLKMNPVHKKIPVLIHNGKPVCESLIIVQYIDEVWKDRCPLLPSDPYQRAQARFWADFVDKKVYDVSRRVWTTKGEEQKAAKKEFFETFKILEVELGEKAFFGGESFGFVDLSLITFYSWFHAYETFGNFSMEAECPKIITWAKRCLQRESVAKTLPDQKKVFEFIVEMTKRLGVE from the exons ATGGCGGACGAGATTGTTCTTCTGGATTTCTGGGCCAGCATGTTTGGGATGAGGGTGAGGATCGCGCTGGCTGAGAAGGGGATCAAGTACCAGTACAAGGAGGAGGACCTGAGGAACAAGAGCGAGCTGCTTCTCAAGATGAACCCGGTTCACAAGAAGATCCCGGTTCTCATCCACAACGGTAAACCGGTTTGTGAATCCCTTATCATCGTTCAGTACATTGACGAGGTGTGGAAGGACAGGTGTCCGTTGTTGCCCTCTGATCCTTACCAGAGAGCTCAAGCCAGGTTCTGGGCTGATTTTGTTGATAAGAAG GTGTATGATGTTTCAAGGAGAGTATGGACCACAAAAGGAGAAGAACAGAAGGCAGCAAAGAAAGAGTTCTTTGAAACCTTCAAGATATTGGAAGTAGAGCTCGGAGAGAAGGCTTTCTTTGGGGGTGAAAGTTTTGGGTTTGTGGACCTTTCTCTCATCACTTTCTACAGCTGGTTTCATGCTTATGAGACATTTGGCAACTTCAGCATGGAGGCAGAGTGCCCCAAGATTATTACATGGGCTAAAAGGTGCCTGCAAAGGGAGAGTGTTGCCAAGACTCTTCCTGACCAGAAGAAGGTTTTTGAGTTTATCGTGGAGATGACGAAGAGGCTTGGCGTGGAGTAG
- the LOC132190912 gene encoding probable polyol transporter 4: protein AAGTTNAEKYEAKAVWREILNPSPPVRRMLITGCGIQCFQQITGIDATVYYSPTIFKEAGIKGNTQLLAATVAVGLSKTLFILVAIFLIDKVGRKPLLYISTIGMTTCLLGLSLTLAFMGNEKIGIGMAILAVCGNVAFFSVGLGPICWVLSSEIFPLRLRAQASALGAVGSRVSSGVVAMSFLSVSRAITVAGTFFIFSVISVFAIAFVHTCVPETKGKSLEEIELLFQNEGVWKGGEVEMGDAERLVQREQVGGNGMSDC from the coding sequence GCCGCTGGGACAACTAATGCAGAGAAGTATGAAGCAAAAGCTGTCTGGCGTGAAATATTAAACCCTTCTCCTCCGGTGCGGCGGATGCTAATCACCGGTTGTGGAATCCAGTGTTTCCAACAGATTACAGGCATCGATGCAACTGTTTATTATAGCCCCACAATCTTCAAAGAAGCTGGAATTAAAGGCAATACTCAGCTTCTTGCAGCAACCGTTGCTGTTGGGTTGAGCAAAACTTTGTTCATCTTGGTAGCCATATTTCTCATTGACAAGGTGGGGAGAAAGCCTTTACTTTACATAAGCACAATCGGCATGACTACTTGCTTATTGGGTCTCAGCCTTACTCTAGCTTTCATGGGGAATGAAAAGATCGGGATTGGAATGGCGATTTTAGCAGTTTGTGGGAATGTAGCCTTCTTCTCAGTAGGACTCGGCCCGATTTGTTGGGTATTGTCATCCGAAATCTTCCCTCTGAGGCTTAGAGCTCAAGCATCAGCACTTGGGGCAGTAGGCAGTAGGGTTAGTAGTGGCGTGGTTGCTATGTCCTTCCTCTCGGTGTCTCGTGCAATCACAGTAGCGGGAaccttctttattttttctgtaaTTTCAGTTTTCGCCATTGCTTTTGTCCATACATGCGTTCCAGAAACAAAAGGGAAGTCTTTAGAGGAAATtgaattgctctttcaaaacgAGGGAGTATGGAAAGGAGGCGAGGTTGAAATGGGAGATGCAGAGCGTCTAGTGCAGAGAGAACAAGTGGGTGGCAATGGCATGTCTGATTGCTAA